Proteins encoded by one window of Lathyrus oleraceus cultivar Zhongwan6 chromosome 1, CAAS_Psat_ZW6_1.0, whole genome shotgun sequence:
- the LOC127073632 gene encoding disease resistance response protein DRRG49-C encodes MGVFNFEEEATSIVAPATLHKALVTDADILTPKVIDAIKSIEIVEGNGGPGTIKKLTFVEDGETKYVLHKVELVDDANWANNYSIVGGVGLPDTVEKISFEAKLSAGPNGGSIAKLSVKYYTKGDAIPSEEEIKNGKAKGEGIFKALEGYCVANPDYN; translated from the exons ATGGGTGTTTTCAATTTTGAGGAAGAAGCCACTTCCATTGTAGCTCCTGCTACACTTCACAAAGCTCTGGTTACAGATGCTGACATTCTTACTCCAAAGGTTATTGATGCCATCAAAAGTATTGAAATTGTTGAAGGAAACGGTGGCCCCGGAACCATCAAGAAACTCACTTTCGTTGAAG ACGGTGAAACCAAGTATGTGTTACACAAAGTGGAGTTAGTAGATGATGCTAACTGGGCAAACAACTACAGCATAGTTGGAGGTGTTGGACTTCCGGACACAGTTGAGAAGATCTCGTTTGAGGCTAAATTGTCTGCAGGACCAAATGGAGGATCCATTGCAAAGCTGAGTGTGAAATATTATACCAAAGGTGATGCTATTCCTAGTGAAGAGGAAATCAAGAATGGCAAAGCCAAAGGTGAAGGTATTTTCAAGGCTCTTGAAGGTTACTGTGTGGCTAATCCTGATTACAACTAA